The Thermoplasmata archaeon genome window below encodes:
- a CDS encoding dihydroorotate dehydrogenase electron transfer subunit, with product MSEVVTIKKVIEEAYDTKTFVFDWDAVVHPGQFIMIWIPGTDEIPMSVSGICEKTKSITVKAIGDATKRLHEFKEGDKLSIRGPFGNGFDLTDKNILIIGGGVGTAAVMPAVVQTGADTIIAARSDKDLIMLDRAEKHAANLWIATDDGSVGFHGNAVQLMKEKLKEKTYRYIIACGPEVMLYFTYKACEELNQDCQLSLERYMKCGAGVCGCCVMDDKRICKDGPVFTKEQISQLTEFGVSKRDACGRVVKFR from the coding sequence ATGAGTGAAGTCGTAACGATCAAGAAGGTTATCGAAGAGGCCTACGATACCAAGACATTCGTCTTCGACTGGGATGCGGTTGTGCACCCGGGCCAGTTCATCATGATATGGATCCCTGGAACGGATGAGATCCCCATGTCCGTATCAGGCATATGCGAGAAGACTAAGAGCATCACTGTCAAGGCCATCGGCGATGCTACCAAGAGACTCCACGAATTCAAGGAAGGGGACAAGCTTTCGATAAGGGGGCCGTTCGGAAACGGTTTCGACCTTACCGATAAGAACATACTGATCATTGGCGGCGGCGTAGGTACCGCTGCAGTAATGCCTGCTGTTGTCCAAACCGGTGCAGATACCATCATCGCTGCCCGTTCGGATAAAGACCTCATCATGCTCGACAGAGCCGAGAAGCATGCGGCCAACCTTTGGATAGCTACAGACGACGGAAGCGTCGGATTCCACGGAAATGCCGTGCAGCTCATGAAAGAGAAGCTGAAGGAGAAAACCTACAGATACATCATCGCATGCGGGCCGGAGGTCATGCTCTATTTCACCTACAAGGCATGCGAAGAGCTGAACCAGGACTGCCAGCTATCCTTGGAGAGATATATGAAATGCGGTGCGGGAGTCTGCGGATGCTGTGTCATGGACGATAAGCGCATCTGTAAAGACGGCCCCGTATTCACTAAAGAGCAGATTTCACAGCTGACCGAGTTCGGGGTATCCAAGAGAGATGCCTGCGGACGTGTCGTTAAGTTCAGGTGA
- a CDS encoding tetratricopeptide repeat protein, giving the protein MTQADHVTVLHGSMTVDVPRKIFKGKDCKIDQDEVAPFKKIIQSRYPWISDNAVTVILNKAQMEMLRVRDEETNGREYSKTLAEKGKLDDAIAHLRLRLELNPEDAKSWLDLAELLFKKGDIKGGFEAKRKGDELYQRKQRYQ; this is encoded by the coding sequence ATGACACAGGCTGACCACGTCACCGTGCTCCACGGCAGTATGACCGTGGATGTCCCCAGGAAGATTTTCAAGGGTAAGGACTGCAAGATAGATCAAGATGAAGTCGCTCCTTTCAAGAAGATCATCCAGAGCCGCTATCCCTGGATTTCAGACAATGCCGTCACGGTGATCCTCAACAAGGCCCAGATGGAGATGCTGCGCGTACGCGACGAGGAGACAAACGGCCGCGAATACAGCAAGACTCTGGCAGAGAAGGGCAAGCTAGACGATGCTATCGCCCATCTCAGGCTCCGTCTGGAGCTGAACCCTGAAGATGCCAAATCCTGGCTTGATCTTGCGGAATTGCTCTTCAAGAAAGGCGATATCAAAGGAGGGTTCGAAGCCAAGAGGAAAGGCGATGAGCTCTACCAGAGAAAGCAACGATATCAATAA